A window of Micromonospora sp. WMMC415 genomic DNA:
GGCTCCGGCCCGGTCTGACCGGACCGGAGCCGCGTCGGCGTTCGGATCAGCCCCACACCTTGGCGTTGCTCATCTCGGTGTTGACGTAGTTCTCGCGGGCGATGCCCACGGCGCCACCGATCTCGTTGAGGATGCGGTTGATGTCGCGCACCGCCGAGTCCCACTGGGCCTGGTGCTGCTCGTAGGCGGCCCGGTCCTGGCCGTCCCACTGGAGCTTCGACAGCATCGAGCGCAGCGTGTCCAGCTTCTCGTCGATGGTCCGCGAGATGGTCTGCATCTGCTGGTTCGCGTTCTCGAGGACCGCGTAATCGACCTTGATGCTCATGAGTTCCTCCCCTGCTCGTCTCGTCGGATCACGGGTTGAGAGCAGAGTGGAACTTGTCCAGCATCTGCTGCTGCTCTTCGTCGTTGACCTGGTGCGTCGTGCCCGACTTGTCGAGCAGGTCGGCGATGTTGTCCATCGCCGTCAGCAGCTTGGCGGTGTTGTCGTTCCAGTTCTGCATGAGCGTCTGGAACCCGGTGGACGCCTGGCCCTTCCACGCGATCGCCAGATCGTCGACCACGTTCCACAGCTTCTTGAGCTCACCGTCGACCTCGCTGCGCGTGGACCGCACGTCACTCGCGGCGGTATGTAGAGTCGCTGCTTCGACCTCGAACGCCATGCTTCACACCCCTCCGTCTTCTTGTGGCGGCGGATCTGCCGCGCCCCTCCCCCGCGGCAAGGCACACAACCCCACCGACGGACACTCCTCAGAAGACCGTAGCGGAACGGAGCAACGCGGCGCAGCCCCGCCCGGCCTCAAATGTGACGGACGGTGACGCGTTCGTTGCTGGCGCAAATGTCGACTCCGACAGCACCGGCGTCCATATCGGACACCGCTCAGGCCGGCTCCGCCCAGGCGGTCTGGATGAGCTGCTGACCGTCCCGCCGCCGGACCAGCGTGCCGCGCCCCGGCGGTTGCGGACTGGGCCGCAGAGTGCCGAAGACCGCGCCCTCCTCCCGGTTGCCGGACATGAGCAGGCCCGGGGAGTCCAGCTCCCGGAGACGTTGCAGCACCGGCTCGTACAGGGCCCGGGCCACACCGCCGACCCGCCGCGTGACGATCAGGTGCAGACCGATGTCGCGGGCCTGCGGCAACAGCTCGTGCAGCGCGCTGAGCGGGTTGCTCCCGCCCGAGGCCACCAGGTCGTAGTCGTCCACCAGGATGTAGAGGTCCGGGCCCTTCCACCAGCTACGGTCGCGCAGCTGGGCCGTGGTGACGTCCGGGCCGGGCAGCCGGTTCGACAGCGCGCTGCGGATCGAGGCCAGCCCCTGCGCGAACACCTGGTTCGAGGGGGCGTAGTCGAGCAGGTGGTCCCCCTCGACCGCGCCGAGCAGCCCGCGCCGGTAGTCGGCGATGACCAGGCGGGCCTGGGCCGGCGTGTACCGCTCGGTGATCCCCCGGGCGATCAGGCGCAGCAGGTTCGTCTTGCCGCACTCCGCGTCGCCGAACACCGTCAGGTGCGGTTCGTTGGCCAGGTCCAGGTAGACGGGGGCGAGCGCCGACTCGTTGACACCGATCGGCAGGCCGGGCGCCGAGCGGTCGATGATCCGGGCCAGCTCCGTGACGGGCAGCTTGCGCGGCAGCAGGCGTACCTTCGGCGCCGGCCGGCCGGGCCAGGCGGCCGCGACGTGCCGGGCGAGGGCGACCGACGCCTCGGTCAGGTCCTCGATGCTCCGGCGACCGTCGATCCGCGAGACCCCGGTGAGAAAGTGCAGCTTGTCGCGAGTCAGGCCCCGACCAGGTGAGCCGGTCGGGACGTTCGCGGCGGCCCGCCGGTCGATCTCCGACTCGTTCGGGTCGCCGAGGCGAAGTTCCA
This region includes:
- a CDS encoding WXG100 family type VII secretion target, which produces MSIKVDYAVLENANQQMQTISRTIDEKLDTLRSMLSKLQWDGQDRAAYEQHQAQWDSAVRDINRILNEIGGAVGIARENYVNTEMSNAKVWG
- a CDS encoding WXG100 family type VII secretion target, which produces MAFEVEAATLHTAASDVRSTRSEVDGELKKLWNVVDDLAIAWKGQASTGFQTLMQNWNDNTAKLLTAMDNIADLLDKSGTTHQVNDEEQQQMLDKFHSALNP